A stretch of the Butyricicoccus intestinisimiae genome encodes the following:
- a CDS encoding iron-sulfur cluster assembly scaffold protein produces the protein MLYSAEVENMCPVAKGAYHGPAPIPQEGKWTQAMEIKDISGLTHGVGWCAPEQGACKLTLNVKEGIIEEALVETIGCSGMTHSAAMASEILPGKTLLEALNTDLVCDAINVAMRELFLQIVYGRTQTAFSENGLPIGAGLEDLGKGLRSQVGTMYGTKAKGTRYLEMAEGYVTRLALDKDNLVIGYEFIHLGKMMEQIRKGVEPAEAMAKNTSTYGRFAEGVKFIDPRAE, from the coding sequence ATGCTTTATTCCGCAGAAGTGGAAAACATGTGTCCGGTCGCTAAGGGCGCATACCATGGTCCGGCTCCGATCCCGCAGGAGGGCAAGTGGACGCAGGCAATGGAAATCAAGGACATCAGCGGTCTGACCCACGGTGTCGGCTGGTGTGCTCCGGAGCAGGGCGCCTGTAAGCTGACCCTGAACGTCAAGGAAGGCATCATCGAGGAAGCTCTCGTTGAGACCATCGGATGTTCCGGTATGACCCATTCCGCAGCTATGGCATCCGAGATCCTGCCGGGCAAGACCCTGCTGGAAGCTCTGAACACCGACCTGGTATGTGATGCCATCAACGTGGCAATGCGCGAGCTGTTCCTTCAGATCGTATACGGCCGCACCCAGACCGCATTCTCCGAAAACGGTCTGCCGATCGGCGCAGGTCTGGAAGATCTGGGCAAGGGTCTGAGAAGCCAGGTAGGCACCATGTACGGCACCAAGGCTAAGGGCACCCGCTATCTGGAGATGGCAGAGGGCTATGTTACCCGTCTGGCTCTGGACAAGGACAATCTGGTCATCGGCTATGAGTTCATTCATCTGGGCAAGATGATGGAGCAGATCCGCAAGGGCGTTGAGCCGGCGGAGGCTATGGCTAAGAACACCAGCACCTACGGCCGCTTTGCTGAAGGTGTGAAGTTCATCGACCCGCGTGCAGAGTAA
- a CDS encoding GGGtGRT protein — MALFESYERRIDKINGVLAEYGISSVEECAEICKEKGIDPAATVRSVQPIAFENACWAYTVGAAIAIKKGVKSAPEAAEAIGIGLQAFCIPGSVADDRKVGLGHGNLAAMLLREETKCFAFLAGHESFAAAEGAIGLARSANKARKEPLRVILNGLGKDAAQIISRINGFTYVQTKFDYYTGELNIVKEISYSDGERSKVRCFGADDVREGVAIMHHESVDVSITGNSTNPTRFQHPVAGTYKKECIQMGKKYFSVASGGGTGRTLHPDNMAAGPASYGMTDTMGRMHSDAQFAGSSSVPAHVEMMGFLGMGNNPMVGASVAVAVDVNAALNG; from the coding sequence ATGGCTTTGTTTGAAAGTTACGAAAGAAGAATTGACAAGATCAATGGCGTCCTCGCTGAGTACGGCATTTCCAGCGTAGAGGAATGTGCTGAAATCTGCAAGGAAAAGGGCATTGATCCGGCTGCAACCGTTCGTTCCGTACAGCCGATCGCATTTGAGAACGCTTGCTGGGCTTACACCGTAGGCGCTGCAATCGCAATCAAGAAGGGCGTAAAGTCCGCACCGGAGGCTGCTGAGGCAATCGGCATCGGCCTGCAGGCATTCTGCATCCCGGGCTCTGTTGCTGATGACCGCAAGGTAGGTCTGGGTCACGGCAATCTGGCAGCTATGCTGCTGCGCGAGGAGACCAAGTGCTTCGCATTCCTGGCTGGCCACGAGTCCTTCGCTGCTGCTGAGGGCGCTATCGGTCTGGCTCGCTCCGCGAACAAGGCACGCAAGGAGCCGCTGCGCGTTATCCTGAACGGTCTGGGCAAGGACGCTGCACAGATCATCTCCCGCATCAACGGCTTTACCTACGTACAGACCAAGTTTGATTACTACACCGGCGAGCTGAACATCGTCAAGGAAATCTCTTACTCTGACGGCGAGCGCTCCAAGGTTCGCTGCTTCGGCGCAGACGACGTGCGCGAGGGCGTTGCCATCATGCATCACGAGAGCGTTGACGTTTCCATCACCGGCAACTCCACCAACCCGACTCGTTTCCAGCATCCGGTTGCTGGCACCTACAAGAAGGAATGCATCCAGATGGGCAAGAAGTACTTCTCCGTTGCATCCGGCGGCGGCACAGGCCGTACCCTGCATCCGGACAACATGGCAGCAGGTCCGGCTTCCTACGGCATGACCGACACCATGGGTCGTATGCACTCCGACGCACAGTTCGCAGGTTCTTCCTCCGTACCGGCTCACGTAGAGATGATGGGCTTCCTGGGCATGGGCAACAACCCGATGGTTGGCGCTTCCGTTGCTGTCGCAGTAGACGTAAACGCTGCACTGAACGGCTAA
- a CDS encoding M50 family metallopeptidase, whose product MEQRLLTALLGTVCILLVIPAVGCLIHLIRTAILRVIGQAVGGETAWFIANRATFLGVVHHECAHALVAVLTGGKVEQMQLFHPQGDQLGCVIWRPRRLYPGACAIQYTLVSIAPVVFGCCNVYLLWNNIFPLCTRVWQMLLLGYVMLSIFIQSTMSRQDVRVAAKGLPVCAVIIFAVLLVTGADVCAWLLHTDWQGVLEHVLGTA is encoded by the coding sequence ATGGAACAACGATTACTGACGGCGCTTCTGGGCACAGTCTGCATTTTGCTTGTGATTCCGGCGGTTGGCTGTTTGATTCACCTGATTCGCACGGCGATTCTTCGCGTGATTGGGCAGGCGGTAGGCGGGGAGACCGCGTGGTTTATCGCCAACCGCGCGACATTTTTGGGCGTCGTGCATCATGAATGCGCACATGCACTGGTGGCGGTTCTCACCGGCGGAAAAGTAGAGCAAATGCAGCTGTTTCACCCGCAGGGCGATCAATTGGGCTGTGTGATTTGGCGTCCGCGCCGCCTGTATCCCGGCGCCTGCGCCATACAGTATACACTGGTCTCGATTGCGCCGGTCGTGTTTGGCTGCTGCAATGTCTACTTGCTGTGGAACAATATCTTTCCGCTGTGCACACGCGTGTGGCAGATGCTTTTGCTCGGCTATGTGATGCTTTCGATTTTTATCCAGTCGACCATGAGCCGGCAGGATGTGCGCGTCGCGGCAAAGGGCTTGCCGGTGTGCGCCGTGATAATCTTCGCCGTTCTGCTGGTCACCGGCGCGGACGTGTGCGCATGGCTGCTGCACACCGACTGGCAGGGCGTGCTGGAGCATGTGCTGGGGACGGCTTGA